One genomic segment of Penaeus chinensis breed Huanghai No. 1 chromosome 24, ASM1920278v2, whole genome shotgun sequence includes these proteins:
- the LOC125038103 gene encoding phenoloxidase-activating factor 1-like — MRTFGKIKGKTMLSLLVAAVMLAGQTQAEERISRQARACRPGTTCIQLTRCPQLISLLNFPTQENIQVLRNAFCGFSARNPLVCCPGSGPTTPTPTPPTLVTQPTQPTQPTQPTQPTQPTQPTEPTPGGGEALLPSRCGLTSSPVNRIFDGEDAALGAYPWMALLGFTGRFETRPVFGCGGALINNRYILTAAHCTDPQFTSGRILSVIRLGEHNLATDEDCTTTGRTQRCAPPIQTFTPAQVIRHPSFDRRASVSDDIALVRLNRAATFSDYIQPICVPPAGLDITAFLASREVTVAGWGTTERGPDTQVLQKVQIPFVGKAECNPHYDNALVDEQICFGGSGQRDACFGDSGGPVFINEIGTGRFSLLAVVSFGQPSCGVPGVPAVYTDVASYRTWIVNNLQP, encoded by the exons ATGCGGACTTTtggaaaaataaagggaaagacgATGTTGTCACttctggtggcagcggtgatGTTGGCAGGACAGACACAAGCAGAAGAGCGGATATCCAGACAAG CGCGGGCATGCAGACCTGGTACGACCTGCATTCAGCTGACCAGGTGCCCACAGCTCATCTCCCTCCTCAACTTCCCGACGCAGGAGAACATCCAGGTCCTGAGAAATGCCTTCTGCGGCTTCTCCGCGAGGAACCCGTTA GTTTGTTGTCCAGGCTCAGGCCCAACGACGcccacccccactccacccacccTCGTTACCCagcccacccagcccacccaacccacccaacccacccagcccacccagcccacccaaCCCACGGAACCCACACCCGGCGGAGGTGAGGCGCTCTTGCCGAGTCGCTGTGGCCTCACGTCGTCGCCCGTCAACCGCATTTTCGACGGAGAAGACGCTGCTTTGGGCGCCTATCCCTGGATGGCTCTGCTGGGATTTACTG GGCGATTCGAAACCCGGCCTGTGTTCGGATGCGGAGGTGCGTTGATCAATAACCGCTATATACTCACGGCCGCACATTGCACTGATCCGCAGTTCACTTCTGGTCGAATTTT ATCAGTGATTCGCCTGGGAGAGCATAACCTGGCAACAGACGAGGACTGCACCACAACAGGAAGGACTCAGCGATGCGCGCCGCCCATACAGACTTTCACGCCCGCGCAGGTCATCCGGCACCCGAGCTTCGACAGGCGGGCCAGCGTCAGCGACGACATTGCTCTCGTGAGGCTCAACAGGGCAGCAACCTTCAGTG ACTACATTCAGCCCATCTGCGTCCCGCCCGCCGGCCTTGACATCACCGCCTTCCTCGCCAGCCGGGAGGTGACCGTGGCGGGCTGGGGCACCACCGAGAGGGGCCCGGACACGCAGGTGCTGCAGAAGGTTCAGATTCCCTTCGTCGGCAAAGCAGAGTGTAACCCCCACTACGACAACGCCCTCGTGGACGAACAG ATCTGCTTCGGTGGTTCAGGGCAGCGAGACGCCTGTTTCGGAGACTCCGGAGGCCCCGTCTTCATCAACGAAATCGGGACAGGAAGGTTTTCATTG CTAGCGGTTGTGTCATTTGGGCAGCCTTCTTGCGGAGTGCCAGGAGTGCCTGCTGTCTATACTGATGTGGCATCGTACAGGACTTGGATTGTAAACAACTTACAACCTTAA